One part of the Microbulbifer sp. THAF38 genome encodes these proteins:
- a CDS encoding marine proteobacterial sortase target protein, whose translation MLPTEEYYRRRQKSGGAGRWLLFVVVVLAVVIAAIGAEVSAQELTSSDGDITSEPITLDDVQSGDLLFNGAESGRYVPAVHLHSSVKMVVRGLVAEVQLQQAFQNTSDSWQEAVYALPLPEQAAVAGLEIQLGERRIVGKVRERKQAVKIYKAARAAGKRAALLEQQRPNLFTNKVANIAPGETVQVNIRYLQPVTYDSGVFSLRLPTTLTPRYIPGEPIPSQALGGTELELVTQGSGWALPTNQVKDAPAITPFMQPAAELEVVGSHNIAIEVELEGGLPLVKIGSPYHDIAIDEKAGERYSIRLRKGTAKMNRDFLLNWQPEPSAMPRAALFSERVAGVQADGKESADKKSGTYLQVMLLPPDEGTRAQRLPREVVYVIDTSGSMGGNSIRQAKESLVLALSRLQGNDRFNVIEFNNSARAFFPRPVAASAENIQRARREVERLNADGGTEMAAALRLALGQQLPDNNNLVHQVVFITDGAVGNEQALFELIHQHLGNTRLFTVGIGSAPNSHFMRKAAQFGRGISVTIGDLSEVRGRMQALFAKLENPMATNLQLSWPEGVVADAYPKRIPDLYRGEPLQLVARVEGESLQGDIQLRGRMAGKQFVRNLALTLEQAPSSKGIGSLWARSKMESLRDRQTQLGEESDAGQALREQILQLALDHQLASPYTSFVAVEEELVRKSEEKLLQGAVTNMVPRGQVLQRQAYPSTATGVYAQLFSALSLLSLAVLLRRGRRVRGHLMAGLRRQLRKVIPDLRRGVSGLEAQLGNTPQ comes from the coding sequence ATGTTGCCGACGGAGGAATATTACCGCCGCCGCCAGAAGTCCGGTGGTGCCGGGCGCTGGTTGTTATTTGTTGTAGTGGTATTGGCGGTGGTCATTGCGGCAATCGGAGCCGAGGTCAGTGCCCAGGAGCTTACGTCTAGTGATGGTGATATTACCTCTGAACCGATTACCCTGGACGATGTGCAATCGGGGGATTTACTGTTTAACGGCGCAGAGTCGGGCCGCTATGTGCCCGCCGTGCACCTGCACAGTAGTGTCAAAATGGTGGTGCGCGGTCTGGTTGCGGAAGTGCAATTGCAGCAGGCTTTTCAAAATACCAGTGATAGCTGGCAGGAGGCGGTTTACGCATTGCCATTGCCCGAGCAGGCAGCGGTGGCTGGTCTCGAGATTCAATTAGGTGAGCGCCGTATTGTCGGCAAGGTGCGCGAGCGCAAACAGGCGGTAAAGATTTATAAGGCCGCGCGCGCGGCGGGTAAGCGCGCGGCGCTCTTAGAGCAGCAGCGCCCCAACCTGTTTACCAACAAGGTAGCGAATATCGCACCGGGAGAAACGGTGCAGGTGAATATTCGCTACCTGCAGCCGGTAACCTATGACAGTGGTGTCTTTTCATTGCGACTGCCAACCACCCTGACGCCCCGTTATATCCCCGGTGAACCCATTCCCTCGCAAGCCCTTGGTGGTACCGAACTGGAACTGGTCACCCAGGGCAGTGGTTGGGCGCTGCCTACCAATCAGGTAAAGGATGCACCGGCGATTACTCCGTTTATGCAGCCGGCGGCAGAGTTGGAAGTGGTGGGTAGTCACAATATTGCCATTGAAGTGGAGCTGGAAGGCGGCTTGCCGCTGGTGAAAATCGGCAGCCCCTATCACGATATTGCCATCGATGAAAAAGCCGGAGAGCGCTACTCCATTCGTTTGCGCAAGGGCACGGCAAAAATGAATCGGGATTTTCTTTTAAATTGGCAGCCGGAGCCCTCGGCCATGCCGCGTGCGGCGCTCTTTAGTGAGCGTGTCGCCGGGGTGCAGGCGGATGGCAAAGAAAGTGCAGATAAAAAATCCGGTACCTATTTACAGGTGATGCTGCTGCCACCGGATGAGGGCACTCGGGCTCAGCGATTGCCACGGGAAGTGGTCTATGTCATCGATACCTCTGGTTCTATGGGTGGTAACTCCATTCGCCAGGCCAAGGAGAGCCTGGTACTTGCGCTCTCGCGCCTGCAGGGTAATGACCGTTTTAATGTCATTGAATTTAATAACAGTGCGCGCGCTTTTTTCCCGCGTCCAGTGGCCGCAAGTGCGGAGAATATTCAGCGCGCGCGCCGGGAAGTGGAACGTTTAAATGCCGATGGGGGCACCGAGATGGCTGCGGCGCTGCGTCTGGCGTTAGGCCAGCAGTTGCCGGATAACAACAATCTGGTACACCAGGTGGTATTTATCACCGATGGCGCGGTAGGCAACGAACAGGCGCTGTTCGAGCTAATCCATCAGCATCTGGGTAATACGCGTTTATTTACGGTGGGCATTGGCTCGGCGCCCAACAGCCATTTTATGCGTAAAGCCGCCCAGTTTGGCCGCGGTATCTCGGTCACTATCGGCGATCTTTCCGAGGTGCGCGGACGTATGCAGGCCTTATTCGCCAAGCTGGAAAATCCGATGGCCACCAACCTACAGCTGAGTTGGCCCGAGGGTGTGGTGGCGGACGCCTATCCCAAGCGAATCCCCGATCTCTATCGCGGTGAACCGTTACAGTTGGTGGCCAGGGTAGAAGGGGAGTCGCTGCAGGGGGATATTCAGTTGCGCGGGCGCATGGCCGGTAAGCAGTTTGTGCGCAACCTGGCCCTGACGCTGGAGCAGGCTCCCAGTAGCAAGGGCATCGGCAGTTTGTGGGCGCGCAGCAAAATGGAATCCCTGCGCGACCGCCAGACCCAGCTGGGCGAGGAGAGCGATGCGGGCCAAGCCCTGCGTGAGCAGATTTTGCAGCTCGCCTTGGATCATCAACTCGCCAGCCCCTACACCAGCTTTGTCGCGGTTGAAGAAGAGCTGGTGCGCAAGTCCGAAGAAAAGCTCCTCCAGGGTGCGGTGACCAACATGGTACCTAGAGGGCAGGTGTTGCAGCGCCAGGCCTACCCCAGTACGGCCACCGGTGTTTACGCACAGTTGTTCTCTGCCTTGAGCCTGCTCAGCCTGGCCGTATTGCTGCGCCGTGGCCGCCGGGTGCGCGGCCATCTAATGGCCGGGCTGCGTCGCCAACTGCGCAAAGTTATACCTGACTTGCGCCGTGGCGTAAGTGGCCTGGAAGCGCAACTGGGGAATACGCCGCAGTGA
- a CDS encoding glycosyltransferase domain-containing protein has protein sequence MLHVVTIATHSERMFPILQESAKRNGVPLTILGRNHPWKDFASKMDILLPFFRSQPEEDIICYLDGFDSLILPPIRHLEKNFLSFGKGIIFSNDYRHKGIQGFFEKKFFPDEHVFSTGIFIGKNKALQDLFLAAREMYPHDSDDQKILRRYYVHKNCAHQTCAQMAIDRESRLFYNFDAAEPSFNLLNQISHIHNGELYLLNGQSPSVISFPCSWFAIGIKKNLHILLKKLGYDYCPEINLKGTFNGLKYYIGTSIKESLKTLLK, from the coding sequence ATGTTGCATGTCGTCACCATTGCCACCCATTCGGAAAGAATGTTCCCTATCTTACAGGAATCCGCCAAACGCAATGGCGTGCCGCTGACCATTCTCGGGCGCAATCATCCCTGGAAAGATTTCGCCTCAAAAATGGATATCCTGTTACCTTTCTTTCGCTCCCAACCAGAAGAGGACATCATCTGTTACTTGGATGGTTTCGATTCATTAATACTGCCGCCAATCCGTCACCTTGAAAAAAACTTCCTCTCCTTTGGTAAGGGCATTATTTTTTCCAATGACTATCGGCACAAGGGGATACAAGGTTTTTTTGAAAAGAAATTCTTTCCCGACGAACATGTTTTTTCCACGGGAATCTTTATTGGGAAAAACAAAGCGCTGCAAGATCTATTTCTGGCAGCTCGAGAGATGTACCCCCACGACTCTGATGATCAAAAAATCCTACGGCGCTACTATGTTCATAAAAATTGTGCCCATCAAACTTGTGCTCAGATGGCTATAGATCGAGAGTCCAGGCTTTTTTATAATTTTGATGCCGCCGAGCCCAGTTTCAACCTGCTTAATCAGATAAGCCATATTCACAATGGAGAGCTATATCTGCTCAATGGCCAAAGCCCCAGCGTTATATCTTTCCCCTGCAGCTGGTTCGCTATTGGCATCAAGAAAAACCTGCATATCCTGTTAAAGAAACTGGGGTATGACTACTGCCCAGAAATAAATCTCAAGGGCACTTTCAACGGCTTAAAGTACTATATCGGCACTTCGATTAAAGAAAGCCTCAAAACATTATTGAAGTAA
- the aceE gene encoding pyruvate dehydrogenase (acetyl-transferring), homodimeric type, with product MHEDTDNLETQEWLDALQAVIRYSGKERAAFLLKQLSDRATDVGVQLPAAITTPYRNTIPPNAEKRMPGDLFMERRIRSLIRWNALAMVVRANQNNDHLGGHISSFSSAATLYDVGFNYFFRGNEGEERGDLIFFQGHSAPGIYARSYLEGRFDEEQLDNFRREVNGNGLSSYPHPWLMPDYWQFPTVSMGLGPIQAIYQAHIMRYMSARGLSPRGDRKVWAFLGDGECDEPETLGAISLAGREQLENLVFVVNCNLQRLDGPVRGNGKIVQELEGVFRGAGWNVVKVLWGRLWDPLLEKDDKGLLQKVMDEVVDGEMQNFKANGGAYTREHFFGKYPELLELVKDMSDDEIMKLNRGGHDPYKVYAAYAAAMAHKGQPTVILAQTVKGYGLGSAGEAAMDTHSVKKLDLDSLKRFRDRFAIPLTDKELEEVPYYRPSPDSPEMKYMAERRKALGGPVPRRPTECPKLEVPGLDAFSALIKGSGEREISTTMAFVRAIAALVKDKNIGKYIAPIVPDEARTFGMEGLFRQLGIYSSQGQRYTPVDHGQIMYYKEDKKGQVLEEGINEAGAMSTWMALATAYSNHGVAMVPFYIYYSMFGFQRIGDLAWAAGDMQARGFLVGATAGRTTLNGEGLQHQDGHSHVLSSTIPNCRSYDPAYGYELAVVMQRGLEEMYGEQKNVFYYITIENENYLQPEMPQGVEEGIIRGIYKLQSNVKKGAKGKAAKKHVQLIGGGTILREVLAAADILADQFGVTSDVWSLTSAVEAAREGQDVARWNMLHPEAEPRKAWITEQFEGNSSPVIASTDYIRSYVEPLREFIDGDLTTLGTDGFGRSDSREQLRRFFEVDRNYVVIAALNGLAKQGVIDAKEVSEAIVKLNIDAEKVNPRIS from the coding sequence ATGCACGAAGATACCGATAACCTCGAAACGCAGGAGTGGTTGGATGCGCTGCAGGCGGTTATCCGCTATAGCGGCAAAGAGCGCGCCGCCTTTCTGCTAAAGCAGCTGTCTGATCGCGCTACCGATGTAGGCGTGCAGCTGCCAGCGGCAATCACTACCCCTTACCGCAATACCATTCCGCCCAATGCGGAAAAACGTATGCCCGGCGACTTATTTATGGAGCGCCGTATCCGCTCCCTGATTCGTTGGAATGCCCTGGCGATGGTGGTGCGCGCCAATCAGAACAACGACCACCTCGGCGGCCATATCTCCAGCTTCTCCTCTGCGGCCACACTCTACGATGTGGGCTTCAACTACTTCTTCCGCGGCAATGAAGGCGAAGAGCGCGGCGACCTGATTTTCTTCCAGGGCCACAGTGCGCCGGGTATTTATGCCCGTTCTTATTTGGAGGGACGCTTCGATGAGGAGCAGCTGGATAACTTCCGCCGCGAAGTGAACGGCAACGGTCTCTCCTCTTATCCACACCCCTGGCTGATGCCGGATTACTGGCAGTTCCCCACGGTTTCCATGGGGCTGGGGCCGATACAGGCGATTTATCAGGCGCATATTATGCGCTATATGTCCGCCCGTGGTTTGTCGCCGCGCGGTGACCGCAAGGTGTGGGCTTTCCTCGGCGATGGCGAATGTGATGAGCCGGAAACTCTGGGCGCCATTTCCCTGGCCGGCCGCGAGCAACTGGAAAACCTGGTGTTCGTGGTTAACTGTAACTTGCAGCGCCTGGATGGCCCGGTGCGTGGTAATGGCAAAATCGTGCAGGAGTTGGAAGGCGTATTCCGTGGTGCCGGTTGGAACGTCGTCAAAGTGCTCTGGGGCCGCCTGTGGGACCCGCTGCTGGAGAAAGACGACAAGGGGCTACTGCAAAAAGTCATGGACGAAGTCGTCGATGGCGAGATGCAGAACTTTAAGGCCAACGGCGGCGCCTATACCCGCGAACACTTCTTCGGTAAATACCCGGAGTTGTTGGAGTTGGTTAAGGATATGTCCGACGACGAGATTATGAAGCTCAATCGCGGCGGCCACGATCCCTATAAAGTCTACGCAGCTTACGCGGCAGCCATGGCCCACAAAGGCCAGCCCACCGTAATCCTGGCGCAAACGGTTAAAGGCTACGGCCTGGGCTCCGCCGGTGAAGCGGCGATGGATACCCACTCGGTGAAGAAGCTGGATCTGGATTCCCTCAAGCGCTTCCGCGATCGCTTTGCCATTCCGCTCACGGACAAAGAATTGGAAGAAGTGCCTTACTACCGTCCATCTCCAGACAGCCCGGAAATGAAATATATGGCGGAGCGCCGCAAGGCCCTGGGTGGCCCGGTTCCCCGTCGCCCCACCGAGTGCCCCAAATTGGAAGTGCCCGGCCTCGACGCCTTTAGCGCACTGATCAAGGGCTCCGGCGAGCGCGAAATTTCCACCACCATGGCATTTGTGCGCGCTATCGCCGCGCTGGTAAAAGACAAAAATATCGGCAAATACATCGCGCCGATTGTGCCGGACGAAGCCCGTACCTTTGGTATGGAAGGCCTGTTCCGCCAGTTGGGCATCTACTCCTCCCAGGGGCAGCGTTACACCCCGGTGGATCACGGCCAGATCATGTATTACAAGGAAGACAAGAAGGGCCAGGTACTGGAAGAGGGCATCAACGAAGCGGGTGCCATGTCCACTTGGATGGCGTTAGCCACCGCCTACAGCAACCACGGCGTGGCGATGGTGCCTTTCTATATCTACTACTCCATGTTTGGCTTCCAGCGTATCGGCGATCTGGCCTGGGCCGCGGGTGATATGCAGGCGCGTGGCTTCCTGGTTGGCGCCACTGCCGGTCGTACCACCCTGAACGGTGAGGGCTTACAGCACCAGGATGGTCACAGCCATGTGCTCTCCTCCACGATCCCCAATTGCCGCAGCTATGACCCGGCCTACGGTTATGAACTGGCCGTGGTGATGCAACGCGGCCTTGAGGAGATGTACGGAGAACAGAAGAATGTCTTCTATTACATCACCATCGAGAACGAAAACTACCTGCAGCCGGAAATGCCCCAGGGCGTCGAAGAGGGCATTATTCGCGGTATCTACAAACTGCAGTCCAACGTCAAGAAGGGCGCCAAGGGCAAAGCGGCCAAGAAACATGTACAGCTGATCGGCGGCGGCACTATTTTGCGCGAGGTATTAGCAGCGGCGGATATTCTCGCCGACCAGTTTGGCGTGACTTCCGACGTTTGGAGCCTCACCTCCGCTGTGGAAGCGGCCCGTGAAGGCCAGGATGTGGCGCGCTGGAATATGCTGCATCCGGAAGCCGAACCGCGCAAAGCCTGGATCACCGAACAGTTTGAAGGTAATAGCTCTCCGGTGATTGCCTCCACTGACTACATCCGCTCCTATGTGGAGCCACTGCGCGAGTTTATCGACGGTGATCTAACCACCTTGGGTACCGATGGCTTTGGCCGCAGTGACAGCCGCGAGCAGCTGCGCCGCTTCTTCGAGGTGGACCGCAACTATGTGGTCATCGCCGCTCTGAACGGGCTGGCCAAGCAGGGTGTGATTGATGCGAAAGAAGTTTCCGAAGCGATCGTGAAGCTCAATATCGACGCCGAAAAAGTTAACCCGCGCATCAGCTAA
- a CDS encoding class GN sortase → MRLLLFSVCLLVGLWQLGSASWLLAKAQLAQLLIASAWEEQLQGGAPQKPWPWADTRPVAKLKLQGQRPFIVLAGGNGESLAFGPGLLDGSGKPGDFRTTVIAAHRDTHFAGLQHLQRGNAIYLQGEDGRWHTYRVTALRIVNSERERMPVFAERGLLLVTCYPFDALSAGGPLRYLVYAEYQSGGELVRL, encoded by the coding sequence ATGCGCCTGCTGCTTTTTTCAGTGTGCCTGCTGGTGGGGTTGTGGCAGTTGGGCTCCGCCTCCTGGCTGCTGGCCAAGGCGCAGCTGGCCCAGTTGCTGATTGCCAGCGCCTGGGAGGAGCAATTGCAGGGCGGGGCGCCACAAAAGCCCTGGCCCTGGGCGGATACCCGGCCGGTGGCCAAGCTCAAGCTGCAGGGCCAGCGTCCTTTTATAGTGCTGGCGGGAGGCAATGGAGAATCCCTCGCCTTTGGTCCCGGCCTGCTTGATGGTTCCGGCAAGCCCGGTGATTTTCGCACCACGGTGATCGCTGCGCACCGGGATACACACTTTGCCGGTCTGCAACATTTACAGCGCGGCAACGCCATTTACCTACAGGGTGAGGACGGACGCTGGCACACTTATCGGGTAACGGCGCTGCGTATCGTAAATAGTGAACGCGAACGTATGCCGGTATTCGCGGAGCGCGGACTGCTGTTGGTGACCTGCTATCCCTTCGATGCTTTGTCGGCGGGTGGTCCCCTGCGCTACTTGGTCTACGCTGAATACCAATCCGGCGGGGAGCTGGTGCGGCTGTGA
- the aceF gene encoding dihydrolipoyllysine-residue acetyltransferase, with translation MAKQVIKVPDLGGADQVDVIEITVAVGDTVAQEDSLIVVEGDKASMDVPAPVAGKILSISVKEGDKVSEGDVIGEIETDAAEAPAEEPAEAPAQEEAAPASEPKAEAPAAAASAEPKEETIQIPDLGGADAVDVIEISVQPGDTVEEGDSLIVVEGDKASMDVPSPSAGTVVSIAVKEGDKVSTGDTLGVLKVVAEGGEKVATSEEASAEAPAAPAEQSAPQQESTPAEPPAVPQRDYQLERNLTAAAQVYAGPAVRKLARELGVTLNKVKPTGPRNRVSKDDLHNYIREQVKKAESGAVGVGGAIGIAKMPDIDFSQFGPVNVEPMSKIHKITAANMSRNWLNVPHVTQFDDADITELEDFRKSMKAEAEKRGVKLTPVPFLLKAVAAALRAEPSFNVSLHNDGEHIVRKDYVHVGMAVDTPKGLMVPVIRDVDKKGLYELAAEATEMALKARDGKLKPNEMQGACFTISSLGAIGGTGFTPIVNSPEVGILGVSKLAVKPVWNGKDFEPRQMLPLALSYDHRAVNGGDAGRFMTYLVSVLADVRRLLL, from the coding sequence ATGGCAAAACAAGTCATTAAAGTGCCTGATCTCGGCGGTGCCGATCAGGTGGATGTGATTGAAATTACCGTTGCCGTCGGTGACACCGTCGCGCAAGAAGACTCTCTGATTGTGGTGGAAGGCGACAAGGCCTCCATGGATGTCCCGGCCCCGGTGGCCGGTAAAATCCTCAGCATCAGCGTGAAAGAGGGCGATAAGGTCTCTGAAGGCGATGTGATTGGGGAGATCGAAACCGATGCGGCGGAAGCGCCGGCAGAAGAGCCCGCCGAGGCTCCCGCCCAGGAAGAGGCTGCACCGGCTTCAGAGCCGAAAGCCGAAGCTCCTGCGGCTGCAGCGAGCGCTGAGCCTAAAGAGGAAACGATCCAGATTCCCGATCTGGGCGGTGCCGATGCGGTGGACGTGATCGAGATCAGTGTACAGCCCGGCGATACAGTCGAAGAGGGCGATTCACTGATCGTAGTGGAAGGCGATAAGGCCTCCATGGATGTCCCCTCTCCAAGCGCCGGTACTGTGGTTTCCATCGCCGTCAAAGAGGGCGATAAGGTCTCTACTGGCGATACCCTCGGTGTGTTGAAAGTGGTTGCCGAAGGCGGCGAAAAAGTTGCGACTTCTGAAGAGGCTTCTGCAGAAGCACCGGCAGCGCCTGCTGAGCAGAGCGCGCCGCAGCAAGAATCTACTCCGGCGGAGCCACCTGCGGTTCCGCAGAGAGACTACCAGCTGGAGCGCAATCTCACCGCTGCCGCTCAGGTTTACGCCGGCCCCGCCGTGCGCAAACTGGCGCGGGAGTTGGGTGTGACTTTGAACAAGGTAAAGCCCACCGGTCCGCGCAACCGGGTTTCCAAGGATGATCTGCACAACTACATCCGTGAGCAGGTGAAAAAGGCCGAGAGCGGTGCGGTTGGCGTCGGTGGTGCAATCGGTATCGCCAAGATGCCGGATATCGATTTCAGCCAGTTTGGTCCGGTGAATGTGGAGCCGATGAGCAAGATCCACAAGATCACTGCGGCCAATATGTCCCGTAACTGGCTCAATGTTCCCCACGTCACCCAGTTTGACGATGCGGATATCACCGAGCTAGAGGACTTCCGCAAGTCCATGAAAGCCGAGGCGGAAAAGCGCGGTGTGAAGCTCACTCCAGTGCCTTTCCTGCTGAAAGCGGTAGCCGCAGCCCTGCGCGCAGAGCCCAGCTTCAATGTCTCTCTGCACAATGATGGCGAGCACATTGTGCGCAAGGACTACGTGCATGTGGGCATGGCAGTGGATACACCCAAAGGTCTGATGGTGCCGGTGATCCGCGATGTGGATAAAAAAGGTTTGTATGAGCTGGCGGCCGAGGCCACTGAGATGGCCCTGAAAGCCCGTGACGGCAAGCTGAAACCCAATGAGATGCAGGGTGCTTGCTTTACCATCTCCAGCCTGGGAGCTATCGGGGGTACCGGGTTTACCCCGATCGTCAATTCGCCGGAAGTGGGTATCCTCGGTGTCTCCAAGCTGGCGGTGAAGCCGGTGTGGAACGGCAAGGACTTTGAACCTCGCCAGATGTTGCCACTGGCGCTCTCTTACGATCACCGCGCGGTCAATGGCGGTGATGCCGGACGCTTTATGACTTACCTGGTGAGCGTGCTGGCGGATGTACGCCGACTTTTGCTGTAA